Below is a genomic region from Bradyrhizobium sp. 1(2017).
CGCAGGCGGGCTTGGACGTCGGCCGAGCCTGGCATGTCGATGCCGCACAGTTCGAGCCGCTCCAGCTCACTGAGCAGACAGCTGCGCGACAGCGGCGTCAGCCTCTGCAGGAATTTCGACAGCCGATCGATCTCGTCCATGGCACGCAATCTTCCGCAGCGTTTCCCGCAGGCCCAAGAGACCCATGCGTGGAGGCATTTGCGCGCTCTCAACTCCTTTAGAGAAGCAAGTCGCCGTTAATTAATCCGTAAAATCCGGGGGGGGGGCGGCCGTGGACGCGGGCGGCGGTTAAGCAATTTCGCGCCATCCACGCAGGGATTGAGCGGGAATCTCAACCCTTGCATGGTCGAGGACAGCTTCGCGCAGGCACAAATTGTGCCGATGCCGTGGATTTAGCGCAAAGCTGCCGAAATCACCGTAGTCTTACGGAGCAAAAAGTTAACTACAGACCCCGCCCGGTTCCGGTAAACGAGTGACATGGCGTCACAGAATGATACGGCCACCGATTCGCGGCCGTCGGAATGGTACGAAAGCAGCGTTGCTCCAGTTGAAGAGCTCGATTTCGTCCGCCTGAATGCCGTCCGTGCCAAAGCTGCAGACGAAATGGCCGCCGCCATTGCCCGCGAGCTGAATGGCCCCCTGACTGCGCTCCTGCTCTACATGGGCGAGATCAAGCATCACAGCGATCAGCTCGCGCCCGTCACCGGCGACCGGGCCTATTTGCAGCGCGTGGTGGAGAATGCGCTGGCGCAGACCGAGCGCGTCTGCGGCCTCGTCAAGCAGCTGGCCGGTTCTCACAAGAACGGCCTGCCGAGCCCATCCGGGGCCGAGGACATTGAGGCCCGGACCGTTCGCATGCCGCCGCCGCAGCGCGTGCCGAGCGCCGAACTGCTCGGCCTGTCCGGTCAGAAGCGGCTGACCAAGCGCGAGCGCGAGGTGCTGAGGCTGATCAGTGAAGGTTATTCGAACAAGCAGGGCGCGCTTCGGATGCAGATCAGCCCGCGCACGTTCGAAAGCCACCGCGCCGAGGCGATGCGCAAGCTCGGTGCGCGCAACACCGCGGACCTCGTCCGCGCGGCGCTGCTGCATTCGATCGAGTGAGATTGATGATTGCATTGCGCCCGGCCGGCAGTGTGGCCCCGGGCGACAGCCGATGGACTCAGAAATAGTCTTCGGCGAACGGACGCGCCCGCGATGTGGGCCGCAGCGGCCTGATCTCTTCTTTCGGCGCGTTCGGGATGATCGTGATGATCCAGCGCGTCGGCATGCTCGATTCCTGCTCCAGCACCGAACGCACGAAGCCGGTCACCGTCGATTCGCCAGACTTGACCGTCGCCATCCGGCCGTTGAACTGAGCGATACGGAAGCGACGGACCTCTTTCTGGTCCGCGGTCTCGTAGGTGAACATGGAAACCCTCCTGGTTTCCGGCGACTATCGCCACCTATGATTAGCCATCTGTGAAAATCCCAAACCGTAGAAGTACGGCGGATATACACGCGCGGGTAGATGGAGCGTTTTGCGCGGGAAGGAAGCGCGAAGACGAGATCCCGGCCTTGTGATCCGGTCTTGCAATCCGGTCTTGCAATCTAGCCTTGCGGCTCCTGCGATCGCGCCGCGGCGTAGGCGGCCTCCATCAGGTCCAGGAGTTCGCAGAGTTCGGTTCCGCGAAGCGTCTCGGCCGACGTCTCCAGCCGCAGCGCCAGCGCCGCCAGCCTGGCATAGCCGAAAGTGCCGGCCGCGCTCTTCAGCGAATGTGCCTCGCGCGCCATCCTGGCGGCGTGCGGCTCGCGCGAAAGCGCGCGGAACAGTTGCAGGCGCGCGCAGGTCTCGCTCCAGAACACGGCGCGCACCTCGCCGGCCCCGTCCTCGCCGATCTCCCGCACCAGTGCCGCGTAAGCCCTCGGGTCGCGCGCGGGCGCGCAATCGAGCACGTGCTGCGCCGGTGCGACGGTGACTTCAAACATGGCCTCGCCTGCCTTGATCAGGATGCCGCGCGCGGGATCGATGCGAGGCAGCCCGTGTCTATGGCATCGGGCTTTCAGTTCTGCGAGCAGGACGGTTCGTGTTTGCGCATGGGCATTCGCCGCCGGTTTACCATGGCTGCCGGTCAGCGCGGGCCGAGCAGCCGGTCGTACTGCGCCTTCACGGCCGCGTAGCATTCGCAGGCGGTCTGGCGCAGGCCGTCCAGGTTCACGAGCTGGATGTGTCCGCGGCTGTAGTTGATGAAGTTGGCCTGCTGCAGGGTGTTGGCGACCAGCGACACGCTGTTGCGCCGCGCCCCGATCATCTGCGCCATGGCCTCCTGGGTCAGCAGCAGGCGGGAGTCGCCCGAGAGGTCATGGGTGTGCAGCAGGCAACGCGACAGCCGCGCCTCGACGGGATGGGCAGCGTTGCAGCCCGCGGTCTGCTGGACCTGCGCGTAGACCGCGAGGCCGTGGCGCGTGAGCAAGGTGCGCAGGCTGCCGCTCTGCTCGGCGGCGCCGCGCAGCCGGTCGAGATCCATGACGGAGGCGACCCCGGGGACCAGCACGATGGCGGTGTTCA
It encodes:
- a CDS encoding helix-turn-helix domain-containing protein produces the protein MASQNDTATDSRPSEWYESSVAPVEELDFVRLNAVRAKAADEMAAAIARELNGPLTALLLYMGEIKHHSDQLAPVTGDRAYLQRVVENALAQTERVCGLVKQLAGSHKNGLPSPSGAEDIEARTVRMPPPQRVPSAELLGLSGQKRLTKREREVLRLISEGYSNKQGALRMQISPRTFESHRAEAMRKLGARNTADLVRAALLHSIE
- a CDS encoding Hpt domain-containing protein: MFEVTVAPAQHVLDCAPARDPRAYAALVREIGEDGAGEVRAVFWSETCARLQLFRALSREPHAARMAREAHSLKSAAGTFGYARLAALALRLETSAETLRGTELCELLDLMEAAYAAARSQEPQG
- a CDS encoding Crp/Fnr family transcriptional regulator, translating into MVRPANGFLSTLLPDDYDLIRPYLRTVDLPHDAVLVEAGETLQRAYFPHRGVISLVVKLTKGEHVQVAMIGRDSLLGTLSTMGDACALNTAIVLVPGVASVMDLDRLRGAAEQSGSLRTLLTRHGLAVYAQVQQTAGCNAAHPVEARLSRCLLHTHDLSGDSRLLLTQEAMAQMIGARRNSVSLVANTLQQANFINYSRGHIQLVNLDGLRQTACECYAAVKAQYDRLLGPR